In one Bacillus sp. PK3_68 genomic region, the following are encoded:
- a CDS encoding universal stress protein, whose amino-acid sequence MTKYENILVAVDGSKGAQRAFAKALDMAVNQKARLTIVHVVDATVFLPVEQYKDIITAGSEEYGRELLDRCEKKAKEFGVENVRTALEFGSPKGQIPGVVATKYEADLIVVGATGLNALERFLLGSVSEAVIRYAPCDVLIARE is encoded by the coding sequence ATGACAAAGTACGAGAATATTCTCGTCGCTGTGGATGGCTCGAAGGGAGCACAGCGGGCGTTCGCAAAAGCATTAGATATGGCAGTTAACCAGAAAGCCCGCTTAACGATTGTGCATGTAGTAGATGCTACAGTTTTCCTTCCGGTAGAGCAATACAAAGATATCATTACAGCAGGGTCAGAGGAATACGGCCGGGAGCTGCTTGACCGCTGTGAAAAGAAAGCAAAAGAATTTGGTGTAGAGAACGTTAGGACGGCTCTTGAATTTGGTTCTCCCAAAGGACAGATTCCCGGGGTGGTGGCGACAAAATATGAAGCGGATCTGATTGTCGTAGGCGCGACTGGCTTAAATGCACTAGAGCGCTTCTTATTAGGAAGTGTATCGGAGGCAGTTATTCGCTATGCCCCATGTGATGTTTTAATCGCGAGAGAGTAA
- a CDS encoding universal stress protein: MEKYQNILVAVDGSEEAKRALTKAAGMAAENNAHLIIVHVADLRYLTRLELYERSIVSEAEKHGREMLDNYKEEAKKFGAENISTVLEFGSPRMEIPKNIAAKYEADLIVVGATGLNAVERLLIGSVSEAIIRHATCDVLIARTRNN, encoded by the coding sequence ATGGAAAAGTACCAAAACATTCTCGTCGCTGTGGATGGATCAGAGGAAGCAAAGCGGGCATTAACAAAAGCAGCAGGCATGGCAGCCGAAAATAATGCCCACTTAATTATTGTTCACGTAGCGGACCTTAGATATCTTACTAGATTGGAATTGTATGAGCGTTCTATCGTGTCTGAGGCAGAAAAACATGGTCGTGAGATGCTTGATAACTATAAAGAAGAAGCAAAAAAATTTGGCGCAGAGAATATTAGCACAGTCCTTGAGTTTGGCTCTCCTAGAATGGAAATTCCAAAAAACATTGCAGCCAAATATGAAGCAGATTTGATTGTTGTAGGGGCAACGGGTTTAAATGCGGTAGAAAGATTATTAATCGGAAGTGTATCAGAAGCGATTATCCGTCATGCTACCTGTGATGTCCTGATTGCAAGGACAAGAAATAACTAG
- a CDS encoding DUF2935 domain-containing protein yields MQNQPQLPGHVSAEQFNQMLVSPESFAAKPESLTEQMFVERSLTENRFWLRIMKEHALFLGEGFNRKDTQLIQQTDRFHYYFEQQEKKAHQVPNNVALVRKLNEESIELVHGFRNFKRNLLIMIINCKVSGFNFPLLVDHIAREAEYFMRTLKKFNKGILEPIQDAIINENVFWLRIMMEHSRFISSLLDQSERNLVNTARKFGDDFETLLNQARDVESMLYHKQPTYPIIGRMNKDSENAATELRAFKKTGLDLIRSCQIRNVINPLLADHVLREADHFLYMIHVLEERLNKKMAEQQR; encoded by the coding sequence ATGCAGAACCAGCCACAGCTGCCTGGCCATGTTAGCGCTGAGCAGTTTAACCAGATGTTGGTCTCTCCTGAATCATTTGCTGCGAAGCCCGAGTCTCTTACTGAACAGATGTTTGTTGAGCGTTCACTGACAGAAAACAGATTTTGGCTCAGGATTATGAAGGAACATGCTTTGTTTTTGGGAGAAGGGTTTAATCGTAAGGATACACAGCTCATACAGCAAACAGACAGGTTTCACTACTATTTTGAACAGCAGGAAAAAAAGGCGCACCAAGTGCCAAACAATGTAGCGCTAGTAAGAAAATTAAATGAGGAAAGCATAGAGCTAGTCCATGGCTTCCGGAACTTCAAAAGAAATTTACTAATCATGATCATAAATTGTAAAGTGAGCGGTTTTAATTTTCCTTTACTTGTTGACCATATTGCAAGGGAAGCCGAGTATTTTATGCGGACGTTAAAAAAGTTTAATAAGGGAATTTTAGAGCCTATTCAGGATGCCATAATTAATGAAAATGTCTTCTGGCTTAGAATCATGATGGAGCATTCCCGCTTTATTTCTTCATTACTGGACCAATCTGAAAGGAACTTAGTTAACACCGCGAGAAAATTTGGAGACGATTTTGAGACACTATTAAATCAAGCAAGAGATGTGGAATCCATGTTGTATCATAAACAGCCAACATACCCAATTATCGGAAGAATGAATAAAGACAGCGAAAATGCTGCTACAGAACTGCGAGCATTCAAGAAAACGGGGCTCGATCTGATTCGCTCTTGCCAGATTCGTAATGTAATCAATCCTTTATTAGCAGACCATGTTTTGCGGGAGGCGGATCATTTCTTGTATATGATTCATGTCCTAGAGGAAAGGCTGAATAAGAAAATGGCGGAGCAGCAGCGCTAA